From Vicingus serpentipes, the proteins below share one genomic window:
- a CDS encoding DUF3276 family protein, with translation MEGTENNDQDNRREEVFSKAVRAGKRTYFFDVKATKAEDYYLTITESKRRFNNDSGKFFFEKHKLFLYKEDFGKFTEGLTEAIDKIKALKLEQGEEIVEKVASDYTDVDFDDLG, from the coding sequence ATGGAAGGAACAGAAAACAACGACCAAGACAACAGAAGAGAAGAAGTATTTTCTAAAGCAGTTAGAGCAGGGAAGAGAACTTATTTTTTTGATGTGAAAGCTACTAAAGCTGAAGATTATTATTTAACCATTACAGAAAGTAAAAGAAGGTTTAATAATGATAGTGGTAAATTCTTTTTTGAGAAGCATAAGCTTTTCTTATACAAAGAAGATTTTGGAAAGTTTACAGAAGGTTTAACTGAAGCAATTGATAAAATTAAAGCGTTAAAATTAGAGCAGGGTGAAGAGATTGTAGAAAAAGTAGCTTCTGATTATACAGATGTTGATTTTGACGATTTAGGATAA
- a CDS encoding SixA phosphatase family protein, translating into MKSIYLIRHAKSSWLKPTLSDFDRPLNDRGKNDIPTIAKKLIKLDFNPELILCSPSKRTRETLKKLKNHLKLNDEEIKFIDSIYESSTQNLIVLINNLPSTVNSVALIAHNPAITQLSNYLTDYYIDNIPTCGVVKIDLDIEQWNEIIQGVGLQNFFIYPKMF; encoded by the coding sequence ATGAAGTCAATTTATCTAATAAGACATGCTAAATCAAGTTGGTTAAAACCAACTTTATCTGATTTTGATCGCCCTTTAAATGATAGAGGAAAAAACGATATTCCAACTATTGCTAAGAAATTAATTAAGTTAGATTTCAATCCTGAGTTAATTCTATGTAGTCCATCAAAAAGAACTCGAGAAACTTTAAAAAAACTCAAAAATCATTTAAAATTAAACGATGAAGAAATTAAATTTATCGATTCTATATACGAATCATCTACTCAAAATTTAATAGTGCTTATTAATAACTTACCCTCTACAGTAAATTCAGTTGCATTAATAGCTCACAATCCAGCTATCACTCAACTATCAAATTATTTAACCGATTATTATATTGACAATATACCTACTTGTGGTGTAGTAAAAATTGATCTTGATATAGAACAATGGAATGAAATAATTCAAGGTGTTGGTTTACAAAATTTCTTTATTTATCCTAAAATGTTTTAA
- a CDS encoding tetratricopeptide repeat protein, whose protein sequence is MKNIFFILSLSILIYSCKNDTQPKEVVLEKQEIVEDPIDTYDERVEDIAKYTVLMYDDSLNFNKEVAENLLLAYDRFITKDDFYNIHKEYIFKAGELCRGLNRPHDAIRYFNMLLEKDPEYKLAPEALFYKAATVGDMLKEHDEAKRLYQEFIDTYPNHPLVESAKGSILIEGQDLKDVIKNFKKKNEADA, encoded by the coding sequence ATGAAAAACATATTTTTTATTCTATCGTTAAGTATTTTAATATACAGTTGTAAAAATGACACACAGCCTAAAGAAGTTGTGTTAGAAAAACAAGAGATTGTTGAAGACCCTATAGACACTTACGACGAAAGAGTTGAAGATATTGCTAAATATACAGTCTTAATGTATGATGACAGTTTAAACTTTAACAAAGAAGTTGCTGAAAATTTACTACTGGCTTACGATAGATTTATTACTAAAGATGACTTTTACAACATACATAAAGAGTACATATTTAAAGCTGGTGAATTATGTAGAGGCTTAAATAGACCTCACGATGCTATTCGTTATTTTAATATGCTACTAGAAAAAGACCCCGAATACAAATTAGCGCCCGAAGCATTGTTTTATAAAGCTGCTACTGTAGGCGATATGCTAAAGGAACACGATGAAGCAAAACGATTATACCAAGAATTTATTGATACTTATCCTAATCATCCTTTAGTTGAAAGTGCTAAGGGTTCAATTTTAATTGAAGGACAGGATTTAAAAGATGTTATCAAAAACTTTAAAAAGAAAAACGAAGCTGATGCCTAG
- a CDS encoding NHL repeat-containing protein has protein sequence MAADDFGGVYIGGSYFNTVDFDPGLGVYDLTVFGGSDLFLSKLNVNGDFEWAFNAGSTSTDAVTDIAVDIDNNVYITGYFDYADFDPGAGWFALNPPEKAGYIAKYKPDGSFVNAVDFEGDGPSGSNSIAIAPNGSLYVVGAFNSTIDFDPGVGTFNLTSISSNVDIYVCKLDTSLTFQWAKSFGSSSADNGHTVSVSDSDEPVITGGFWNTIDVDPGPSTYNVTSNGLVDNLLLKLDASGNFMWANTYGNAQTEYSLDAAIAVNDDIYILGKFIDSIDVDGGPGTQLIASVSPSDSYIARLDGSGNLISSGQLGGPGSVSGKGLCISNTQKIYHTGIFSGSAELDPSAGIDSLTSLGLNDSYIQIAIPSAMVGLKTISTETTKKELIKIIDIMGRYIKDQPNTLLIYVYSDGTTEKVFRVE, from the coding sequence GTGGCTGCAGATGATTTTGGGGGTGTCTACATAGGAGGAAGCTACTTCAATACTGTTGACTTTGATCCTGGACTAGGTGTATACGACTTAACGGTCTTTGGAGGATCAGACTTATTTTTAAGTAAATTGAATGTAAATGGTGACTTCGAGTGGGCATTTAATGCAGGTTCTACATCAACTGATGCTGTTACAGATATTGCAGTCGATATTGACAATAACGTTTATATAACTGGGTATTTTGATTATGCTGACTTCGACCCAGGAGCTGGTTGGTTTGCTCTTAACCCTCCTGAAAAAGCTGGTTATATAGCAAAATATAAACCTGACGGAAGTTTTGTTAACGCTGTAGATTTCGAAGGCGATGGCCCTTCGGGTTCAAATTCAATCGCAATTGCACCAAATGGTTCCCTTTATGTTGTAGGGGCTTTTAATTCCACCATCGATTTCGATCCTGGGGTAGGAACTTTTAATCTGACCTCCATTAGCTCGAATGTGGACATTTATGTCTGCAAACTGGACACTTCACTAACATTTCAATGGGCTAAAAGCTTTGGCAGCTCTTCTGCTGACAATGGTCATACTGTATCTGTTAGTGATTCTGACGAACCTGTTATCACCGGAGGATTTTGGAATACTATTGATGTTGATCCAGGACCAAGCACTTATAATGTTACTAGCAACGGATTGGTTGACAACCTTCTGCTAAAACTAGACGCATCGGGTAATTTCATGTGGGCTAACACTTACGGAAATGCCCAAACGGAATATTCATTGGATGCAGCAATAGCTGTCAATGATGATATTTATATTCTAGGAAAATTTATTGATAGCATTGATGTGGATGGCGGTCCAGGAACTCAATTAATTGCTTCTGTCTCTCCTTCCGATTCATACATTGCTCGATTAGATGGTTCTGGGAATTTAATATCTTCAGGACAGTTGGGTGGGCCTGGATCTGTAAGCGGAAAAGGTCTATGCATTTCAAACACACAAAAGATTTATCACACAGGTATATTTTCCGGATCAGCTGAACTGGACCCAAGTGCTGGCATTGATAGTTTAACTTCTTTAGGCTTAAATGATAGCTATATACAAATAGCTATACCTTCTGCTATGGTAGGACTGAAAACCATATCAACAGAAACCACCAAGAAAGAGTTAATAAAGATTATTGATATAATGGGCAGATATATAAAGGATCAACCAAATACTTTGCTGATCTACGTCTATAGTGACGGGACAACAGAAAAAGTGTTCAGAGTTGAGTGA
- the yaaA gene encoding peroxide stress protein YaaA, whose amino-acid sequence MLVVVSPAKKLDVTGDKPKDYSLPVYTSESKKLITNLKKMNPKSLEKLMGISTSLAELNFQRYQEWNEQHLLEDSKQAILSFTGEVYSGLGAESFSDKELKEAQNRLRILSGLYGVLKPLDLMHAYRLEMGTSLKIGEKKNLYEFWGDKIVNELNIALKELNSSTLVNLASTEYFKSVNKKKLNAEIITPVFKDFSNGKYKMVMVYAKKARGMMANYIIKNKIENTTDLIGFNTDGYCFNQEASTTNEFVFYRG is encoded by the coding sequence ATGTTAGTTGTAGTTTCTCCAGCCAAAAAATTAGATGTTACTGGCGATAAACCTAAAGATTATTCTTTACCAGTATATACTTCTGAATCAAAAAAGCTAATTACCAATCTAAAAAAAATGAATCCCAAAAGTCTTGAAAAACTAATGGGAATTAGCACTTCTTTAGCTGAATTAAATTTTCAACGTTATCAAGAATGGAATGAACAACATTTACTTGAAGACAGTAAACAAGCAATTTTATCTTTTACTGGAGAAGTTTATAGTGGTTTAGGGGCAGAAAGTTTTTCAGATAAGGAACTAAAAGAAGCTCAAAATAGATTAAGAATTTTATCAGGATTATACGGTGTGTTAAAACCATTAGATTTAATGCATGCTTACCGTTTGGAGATGGGAACCTCATTGAAAATTGGAGAGAAAAAGAATTTGTATGAGTTTTGGGGAGATAAAATTGTAAATGAATTAAATATTGCATTAAAAGAATTGAATTCTTCTACTTTAGTAAACTTAGCGTCTACTGAATATTTTAAATCGGTTAATAAAAAGAAGCTAAATGCTGAAATTATTACGCCTGTATTTAAAGATTTTAGTAATGGAAAATATAAAATGGTGATGGTTTATGCTAAAAAGGCAAGAGGCATGATGGCTAATTATATTATAAAAAATAAAATAGAAAATACAACCGACTTAATAGGTTTTAATACAGATGGTTATTGCTTTAATCAAGAGGCTTCAACAACTAATGAATTTGTATTTTATAGAGGATAA
- a CDS encoding FAD:protein FMN transferase — MKKIIALYFILFTVSCAEPEPKNKEIKVEGLAQGTSYHITYISNDGVNYQRSIDSLLIEIDNSLSTYQPRSIISKFNQADSTQKVDQLFIEVFNDAKLVFEATNGALDPTVAPVVNAWGFGFKNLENTDSTFIDSLLQYVNFNAVTIKDSIVFKSNPNIMIDFNAIAQGYSVDVLAEFLEAKGIENYMVEVGGELRVKGKNTNNKLWRIGIDKPIENNINRDLEAIINLDNIALATSGNYRKFYEKNGVKYSHTLNPKTGYPVQHTLLSATVLAKTCSLADAYATAFMVLGLEKSKEIVASNSDLEVLFIYVDEKNEFQTFASQEISKFIELNDVK, encoded by the coding sequence ATGAAAAAAATAATTGCCTTATATTTTATCTTATTTACAGTTAGTTGTGCAGAACCAGAGCCAAAAAATAAAGAAATAAAAGTTGAAGGTCTTGCTCAAGGAACTTCATATCACATTACTTACATCAGTAATGATGGAGTAAATTATCAACGCTCAATAGATTCGTTATTGATAGAGATTGATAATTCATTATCAACTTATCAGCCAAGGTCTATAATATCAAAGTTTAACCAAGCAGATTCAACTCAAAAAGTTGACCAACTGTTTATTGAAGTATTTAACGATGCTAAGTTAGTTTTTGAAGCTACAAATGGAGCTCTTGACCCAACTGTAGCTCCTGTTGTTAATGCTTGGGGGTTTGGATTTAAAAATTTAGAAAATACAGATAGTACCTTTATTGACAGTTTGTTGCAATATGTAAATTTTAATGCCGTAACAATTAAAGATAGTATTGTATTTAAATCGAACCCGAATATAATGATAGATTTTAATGCAATTGCTCAAGGCTATTCGGTAGATGTATTAGCAGAATTTTTAGAAGCAAAAGGAATAGAAAATTACATGGTTGAAGTAGGTGGAGAGTTAAGGGTAAAAGGAAAAAACACAAACAACAAATTATGGCGAATAGGTATTGATAAGCCAATTGAAAACAACATCAATAGAGATTTGGAAGCTATTATTAATTTAGATAACATAGCTTTAGCAACATCTGGCAATTATCGTAAGTTTTACGAGAAAAATGGAGTGAAATACTCACATACCTTAAACCCTAAAACGGGGTACCCAGTTCAGCATACTTTATTAAGTGCAACTGTGTTGGCTAAAACGTGCTCATTGGCAGATGCTTATGCTACCGCTTTTATGGTGTTGGGACTTGAAAAAAGTAAAGAAATTGTAGCCTCAAATTCTGATTTAGAAGTACTGTTTATTTATGTGGATGAAAAAAATGAATTCCAAACCTTTGCAAGCCAAGAAATTAGTAAATTTATTGAGTTGAATGATGTAAAATAA
- a CDS encoding CvfB family protein, with protein MNLYFIEDNMEDLIGKTVALEALKTTPQGVYLITDKNDEILLPNKYVPRDLRMGDKIEVFVYNDFDNRPVATTLVPKVKLNQVGYLKCFDVSDYGAFFEWGLEKHLLVPFSEQHYNIEAGDECLIYLYKDEKTNRLVGSTKIDKFLKHNIPEYNLGDKVSLIVGPETDLGYKVIVENKFIGLIYKNELFRRVSQGDLLTGYITTIREDNKLDISLNSSRLSEVEVLANKIYETLLRENGAINISDKSEPEVIYKRFQVSKKAFKRAVGLLYSERKIVVNPQSIVIAEN; from the coding sequence ATGAATTTGTATTTTATAGAGGATAACATGGAAGATTTAATTGGAAAAACAGTAGCGTTAGAAGCTTTAAAAACTACCCCTCAAGGTGTGTATTTAATTACCGATAAAAATGATGAGATTTTATTGCCAAATAAATATGTTCCTCGTGATTTAAGAATGGGGGATAAAATAGAAGTTTTTGTTTACAATGATTTTGATAATCGTCCTGTAGCAACAACATTAGTTCCTAAAGTAAAGTTAAATCAGGTTGGTTATTTAAAATGTTTCGATGTTTCAGATTATGGTGCTTTTTTTGAATGGGGTTTAGAGAAGCATTTGCTTGTTCCTTTTTCTGAACAACATTATAACATTGAAGCTGGAGATGAATGCTTAATTTATCTTTATAAAGATGAAAAGACTAATCGTTTAGTTGGATCTACCAAAATTGATAAGTTTTTAAAACATAATATACCTGAATACAATTTAGGAGATAAGGTAAGCTTGATTGTTGGACCTGAAACTGATTTAGGGTATAAAGTAATTGTTGAAAATAAATTTATTGGCTTAATTTATAAAAACGAATTGTTTAGACGAGTAAGTCAAGGAGATTTATTGACTGGCTACATAACAACCATAAGAGAAGACAATAAATTAGATATTTCTTTAAACAGTTCTCGATTAAGCGAAGTTGAAGTTTTGGCTAATAAAATATATGAAACCTTGTTAAGAGAAAATGGAGCAATAAACATCTCTGATAAAAGCGAACCTGAAGTAATTTACAAACGCTTTCAAGTAAGTAAAAAAGCTTTTAAAAGAGCAGTAGGCTTATTGTATAGCGAACGAAAAATAGTGGTTAACCCACAAAGTATTGTTATAGCTGAAAACTAG
- the def gene encoding peptide deformylase has product MIRPIIAYGDPVLRKEGEEIDENYPDLKLLLEDMFETMYNSQGVGLAAPQIGLAIRLFIVDASPFAEDEPELEGFKRVFINPIIIEETGKEWKFEEGCLSIPGIREDVSRKPDIIVEYYNEKFELVEEKLSGLAARVVQHEYDHIEGVLFTDKINPLKKQLIKKKLNDIAKGNIKVSYRMKFPLVKGKH; this is encoded by the coding sequence ATGATACGACCAATTATAGCTTACGGAGACCCCGTTTTGAGAAAAGAGGGAGAAGAAATTGATGAAAATTATCCTGATTTAAAATTACTACTTGAGGATATGTTCGAAACGATGTATAATTCTCAAGGTGTTGGATTAGCAGCTCCTCAAATAGGATTAGCTATTCGCTTATTTATTGTTGATGCTTCGCCTTTTGCTGAAGATGAACCAGAATTAGAAGGTTTTAAACGTGTATTTATCAATCCAATTATAATCGAAGAAACAGGTAAAGAATGGAAGTTTGAGGAAGGTTGTTTAAGTATTCCTGGCATTAGAGAAGATGTAAGTCGTAAACCAGATATTATTGTAGAATATTACAACGAAAAATTTGAATTAGTTGAAGAAAAATTATCTGGCTTGGCAGCAAGAGTTGTTCAACATGAATACGATCATATTGAGGGTGTTTTATTTACAGATAAAATTAATCCATTAAAAAAACAATTGATTAAGAAAAAGTTAAACGATATTGCAAAAGGAAACATTAAGGTAAGCTACCGAATGAAATTCCCTTTAGTAAAAGGCAAACATTAA
- a CDS encoding porin family protein, whose product MRYIKLYILILSVSLTSFSFSQSLTDGDDDYVLPKDSIRFKDRMDVNTKVAFGAGVSNNGSFLYTTLRPTVTYNLTPKFSIYSGVGYTNYQMENFNMLSDFGYQPFTGNISQMSAFVGGKYQINDRLAVYGEVFYNFAQISAGNYTANALSDFDRVGYAASFEYKIGDNMFIEGQIRINDFNSGSNMYNPIQNHGFGSGSFMRESSLINTMPFSR is encoded by the coding sequence ATGAGGTATATAAAGCTATATATATTAATACTAAGTGTTTCGTTAACATCGTTTTCATTTTCTCAATCCCTTACTGATGGGGATGATGATTATGTTTTGCCTAAAGATTCAATTAGGTTTAAAGATAGAATGGATGTAAATACAAAAGTTGCTTTTGGAGCTGGTGTTTCTAATAATGGTTCTTTTTTATATACTACTCTTCGACCAACTGTTACCTATAATTTAACCCCTAAATTTTCTATTTATTCAGGTGTTGGATATACCAATTACCAGATGGAAAACTTTAATATGTTATCAGATTTTGGTTATCAGCCTTTTACAGGAAATATTTCTCAAATGTCAGCTTTTGTTGGAGGTAAATACCAGATAAACGACAGATTGGCAGTTTACGGAGAAGTGTTCTATAATTTTGCTCAAATTTCAGCAGGTAATTATACTGCTAATGCCTTATCTGATTTTGATAGGGTTGGTTATGCTGCCTCCTTTGAGTATAAAATTGGTGATAATATGTTTATTGAGGGGCAAATTAGAATTAATGATTTTAATTCAGGCAGTAATATGTATAATCCTATACAAAATCACGGATTTGGTTCTGGGAGTTTTATGAGGGAATCTTCGCTAATAAATACAATGCCATTTTCTCGATAA
- a CDS encoding acyl-CoA carboxylase subunit beta, translated as MSKKENLEFNKNEDVNKLLVSDLNRNLEKVYLGGGKKRIEKHKAKGKLTARERIEYLLDKNTEHIEIGAFAGDDMYEEHGGCPSGGVVGVIGYVSGKQCIVVANDATVKAGAWFPITGKKNLRLQEISIENKLPIIYLVDSAGVYLPMQDEIFPDKEHFGRIFRNNAIMSSMGITQIAAIMGSCVAGGAYLPIMSDEALIVDKTGSIFLAGSYLVKAAVGETVDNETLGGATTHCEISGVTDYKCVDDNECLDKIRTIMDKIGDYNKAGFNRAKPQKPKLDPNEIFGILPDVREKPYNTKDIIARLVDNSEFEEYKEEYGKTIVCGYARIDGWAVGIVANQRIVVKSKKGEMQFGGVIYSDSADKAARFIMNCNQKKIPLVFLQDVSGFMVGSRSEHGGIIKDGAKMVSAQANSVVPKFTVIIGNSYGAGNYAMCGKAYDPRLIFAWPSAQLAVMSGASAAKTLLQIEVASLKAKGEEITKEKENELYNHIKNKYDRQISPYYSAARLWTDAIINPLDTRKWISMGIEAADHAPIEKQFNPGVIQV; from the coding sequence ATGAGTAAAAAGGAAAATTTAGAATTCAATAAAAATGAGGATGTAAATAAATTGCTAGTTTCTGATCTAAACAGGAATTTAGAAAAAGTTTATTTAGGTGGAGGTAAAAAACGTATTGAAAAGCATAAAGCTAAAGGTAAGTTAACTGCTAGAGAAAGAATTGAATATTTATTAGATAAAAATACAGAGCACATAGAAATAGGTGCATTTGCAGGCGATGATATGTATGAAGAACACGGAGGATGTCCTTCTGGTGGTGTTGTAGGTGTTATAGGCTATGTAAGCGGCAAACAATGTATAGTTGTTGCCAATGATGCAACTGTTAAAGCTGGAGCTTGGTTTCCAATTACGGGTAAAAAGAACTTACGTTTACAAGAAATATCAATTGAAAATAAATTACCTATCATCTATCTTGTAGATAGTGCTGGAGTTTATTTACCAATGCAAGATGAAATATTTCCAGATAAAGAACATTTTGGTAGAATATTTAGAAACAACGCAATAATGTCTTCAATGGGAATAACACAGATAGCTGCTATTATGGGTAGTTGTGTTGCAGGTGGTGCTTACCTACCTATTATGAGTGATGAAGCTTTAATCGTTGACAAAACTGGATCAATATTTTTAGCTGGCTCTTATCTAGTAAAAGCTGCTGTTGGAGAAACAGTTGATAACGAAACTTTAGGAGGCGCAACAACACATTGTGAAATTTCAGGAGTCACTGATTATAAATGTGTTGATGACAATGAATGTTTAGATAAAATCAGAACAATAATGGATAAAATTGGCGATTACAACAAAGCCGGTTTTAATCGTGCAAAACCACAAAAACCAAAATTAGATCCAAATGAAATATTTGGAATTTTACCAGATGTAAGAGAAAAACCATACAATACCAAAGACATTATTGCTCGTTTGGTAGATAACTCTGAATTTGAAGAATACAAAGAAGAATATGGCAAAACAATTGTTTGCGGTTATGCTAGGATTGATGGATGGGCTGTTGGAATTGTTGCAAATCAAAGAATTGTAGTCAAATCTAAAAAGGGTGAAATGCAGTTTGGAGGTGTTATCTATTCTGATTCAGCTGATAAAGCTGCCCGATTCATTATGAATTGTAATCAAAAGAAAATTCCTCTTGTATTTTTACAAGATGTAAGTGGTTTTATGGTTGGCTCACGCTCAGAACATGGGGGAATTATTAAAGATGGAGCTAAAATGGTTAGTGCACAAGCAAATTCTGTTGTTCCAAAATTTACCGTAATTATTGGAAACTCATATGGTGCTGGAAACTATGCTATGTGTGGAAAAGCTTACGACCCAAGATTGATATTTGCTTGGCCTTCAGCTCAATTAGCTGTTATGAGTGGTGCTTCTGCAGCAAAAACTTTATTACAAATTGAAGTTGCCTCATTAAAAGCTAAAGGTGAAGAGATTACAAAGGAAAAAGAAAATGAACTTTACAATCATATAAAAAACAAATATGACAGACAAATTTCTCCATACTACAGTGCTGCTCGATTATGGACAGATGCAATTATCAATCCTTTAGATACTAGAAAATGGATATCTATGGGTATTGAAGCTGCTGACCATGCCCCTATTGAAAAACAATTTAACCCTGGAGTAATACAAGTTTAA
- the murQ gene encoding N-acetylmuramic acid 6-phosphate etherase, giving the protein MQKTTEKDSIYDGLENMSIKELLTNINYEDKTVPHAIEKVIPTIEKLVEVIVAKMEVGGRLFYMGAGTSGRLGVVDASECPPTFGVEHGLVIGLIAGGDSAMWKAVEFAEDSKTQGWEDLLKHNISDKDIVIGIAASGTTPYVIGALEKCNEKGIATGCIVCNAASPVAKTAKYPIEVVVGPEFVTGSTRMKSGTAQKLVLNMISTSTMIKLGKVKGNKMVDMQLSNDKLVDRGTKMIMAELNIDYQKANDLLLKYGSVRKAVDSFK; this is encoded by the coding sequence ATGCAAAAGACAACAGAAAAAGATTCTATTTACGATGGATTAGAAAATATGTCCATCAAAGAATTGTTGACTAATATTAACTATGAAGATAAAACAGTTCCTCATGCCATAGAAAAAGTAATCCCTACAATAGAAAAATTAGTTGAAGTAATTGTTGCTAAAATGGAAGTAGGAGGCAGGTTGTTTTACATGGGAGCTGGTACAAGTGGAAGATTGGGAGTAGTTGACGCATCTGAATGCCCACCAACTTTTGGTGTAGAACATGGATTGGTTATTGGGTTAATTGCTGGAGGAGATTCAGCTATGTGGAAAGCTGTTGAATTTGCAGAAGATAGTAAAACTCAAGGATGGGAAGATTTACTGAAGCATAACATATCGGATAAAGATATAGTAATTGGAATTGCGGCATCAGGAACTACTCCTTATGTTATTGGAGCATTAGAAAAATGTAATGAAAAAGGAATAGCAACAGGCTGTATTGTTTGTAATGCAGCTAGTCCAGTTGCTAAAACTGCAAAGTATCCTATAGAAGTAGTTGTGGGACCTGAGTTTGTTACTGGCAGTACAAGAATGAAATCAGGAACTGCACAAAAGTTAGTGCTAAATATGATTTCAACTTCTACAATGATAAAACTCGGAAAAGTGAAAGGAAATAAAATGGTGGATATGCAATTGAGTAATGATAAGCTTGTTGATAGAGGTACTAAAATGATTATGGCTGAATTAAATATCGACTATCAGAAAGCAAATGATTTGTTGTTGAAATACGGAAGTGTAAGAAAAGCAGTAGATTCTTTTAAATAA